Proteins encoded together in one Solanum lycopersicum chromosome 7, SLM_r2.1 window:
- the LOC138337399 gene encoding uncharacterized protein gives MDPLKYISQKAMATGKLDKCQMLLSEFDIVYMTQKAIKAQALADHLAENPIDEEYKPLKTYFHDEEVSFVGDDISEAYPGWISIFDGATNRQDATSNQKKSIRRMALNFFIHAGVCDTHMNRLTLARKILRAGCQVHGDLIRVPPHELNVSSSPWPFVAWGMDFIGPIETTTSNGHKFILVANDYFTKWVEEASYKFRVPKSIITDNGANINSHLMRDICEKFKVTHQNSTAYRPQMNRAIEATNKNIKKILRKMIDKHRGWHEMLPYALLGYRTTVKTSTGATPYLLVYGTEAVIPVEVEIPSLRIIQEAELSNAEWVSKRIDQLTLFDEKRMVVVYHGQLYRQIMIRAIHKRAPQGFDHISRRISIPLYNRNWHRIFERDSKILEKKILPQQVKTEDVLRFATGTEISRMASKFKHGSSTSLE, from the exons ATGGATCCACTGAAGTATATCTCCCAGAAGGCGATGGCGACCGGAAAGTTAGATAAGTGTCAAATGTTGTTGAGTGAATTTGACATTGTATATATGACTCAGAAAGCGATAAAGGCAcaagctttggctgatcatcttgcagaaaatccCATTGATGAAGAGTATAAACCActtaagacttattttcacgatgaagaagtgtcgTTTGTGGGTGACGATATTTCTGAAGCATATCCAGGTTGGATATCAATCTTTGATGGAGCGACAAATCGTCAAG ATGCTACGTCTAATCAGAAGAAGTCGATACGCcgtatggctctcaatttcttt atacatgctggagtttgtGACACGCATATGAATAGGCTCACTTTGGCAAGGAAGATCCTACGTGCCGG atgtcaagtgcacggtgaTTTGATCAGagtgccacctcacgaacttaatgttagcagttcaccttggccatttgtagcttggggaatggatTTCATTGGTCCGATAGAGACAACCACCTCAAATGGACACAAATTCATTTTGGTTGCTAatgattatttcaccaaatgGGTGGAAGAAGCTTCTTACAA ATTTAGAGTGCCAAaatccatcattactgataatggtgCAAATATCAACAGTCACCTGATGAGAGATATTTGTGAAAAGTTTAAGGTCACTCATCAAAATTCAACTGCTTATCGTCCCCAAATGAACAGAGCTATAGAGGCCAccaataagaatatcaaaaagattttgaggaaaatgattgacaagcaTCGAGGTTGGCATGAGATGTTACCATATGCTTTACTGGGTTATCGAACGACTGTCAAAACATCGACTGGTGCTACTCCATACTTACTAGTATATGGAACAGAGGCAGTCATACCTGTTGAAGTTGAGATACCGTCATTgagaatcatccaagaagctgagttGAGTAATGCTGAATGGGTGAGCAAGCGGATCGATCAACTAACTTTGtttgatgagaagagaatggttgTCGTCTATCATGGTCAATTGTATAGACAGATAATGATTCGTGCCATTCACAAgaga gcgccacaagggttcGATCATATCTCCCGTAGGATTTCTATCCCtctttacaatagaaactggcacagaatttttgagagggactcaaaaattctcgaGAAGAAGATTCTTCCTCAGCAAGTCAAGACTGAAGATGTTCTGAGATTtgcaactgggacagaaatttcgaggatggcctcaaaatttaaGCATGGATCATCTACAAGTCTAGAATGA